The following proteins are co-located in the Malus sylvestris chromosome 13, drMalSylv7.2, whole genome shotgun sequence genome:
- the LOC126597573 gene encoding uncharacterized protein LOC126597573 has product MNTSLFLFSSLCFFLGLLGQRVSSQELASTPPRGWNSYDSFIWVITEDEFLESAQIMKEKLLPKGYEYAVVDYLWYRKKVPGADVKSYGFDVIDEWGRPVPDPDRWPSSKDGTGFTEVAAFVHSFGLKFGIHVMRGISTQAFDANTKILDVRTGSPYEEGGRQWTAKDIGIPDRRCAWMDKGFMSVNVELDAGKAFLRSLYYQYADWGVDFVKNDCVFGDDLDVPEITYISEYLQQLHALGQHPILYSLSPGTSATPDMAKPINGMVNMYRITGDDWDSWGDILAHFDVARDFAAANMIGAKGMLGKSWPDLDMLPLGWLSAPETNDGPHRWSNLNLDEQRTQMTLWSMAKSPIMFGGDLRKLTDELMRMLTDDALLDINSFSSNNREFTLFTSNVSTAVKQDDRVRTKQSRRHLTNSKTSNTHSLGLTTCADAKAIGWSAQALDRDLEHICWRDNSRSKHRAPFCLNKRDSLLAIDEDITDKQRYQGKVNLLASDGKDLCLHASPTQKVTSKDVKRGFFSPCRWDANQMWELNPNGTLVNSYSGLCARIDSFEDNKAVTDVARSWIATGTPDEVYVAFFNLFGDWATITAQKADIAKELPMTKLASGSCRGIEEWTGQDLGIVGDTISVSVPSHGAALIILTCS; this is encoded by the exons ATGAACACCTCCTTGTTTCTTTTCAGCTCTCTCTGTTTCTTCCTCGGTCTTCTCGGCCAGAG GGTTTCATCACAAGAACTTGCTAGCACCCCGCCGAGGGGTTGGAACTCGTATGACTCGTTTATCTGGGTTATTACGGAGGATGAGTTCCTGGAAAGTGCCCAAATCATGAAAGAGAAGCTCCTTCCTAAGGGATATGAG TATGCTGTGGTGGATTACCTGTGGTATAGGAAGAAAGTTCCTGGCGCTGATGTCAAATCTTATGGATTTGATGTAATCGATGAATGGGGGAGGCCGGTGCCTGATCCAGATAGGTGGCCTTCGTCGAAAGATGGGACAGGGTTCACTGAAGTGGCAGCATTTGTACATAGCTTCGGTCTGAAATTCGGGATCCATGTCATGAGAGGAATAAGTACACAGGCATTTGATGCGAATACCAAGATCTTGGACGTCAGAACG GGGTCTCCTTACGAAGAGGGTGGAAGACAATGGACTGCAAAAGATATAGGGATCCCAGACAGGAGGTGCGCATGGATGGACAAGGGATTCATGAGTGTGAATGTCGAGTTGGATGCCGGAAAGGCCTTCTTGCGGTCACTCTACTACCAGTATGCCGACTGGGGTGTTGATTTTG TAAAAAATGACTGCGTGTTTGGTGATGACTTAGACGTACCTGAAATAACCTATATTTCAGAG TATCTGCAGCAACTGCATGCACTTGGGCAACATCCTATATTGTATTCTCTATCTCCCGGAACCAGTGCAACGCCTGATATGGCCAAGCCTATAAATGGGATGGTCAACATGTACCGTATAACTGGGGATGATTGGGATTCATGGGGAGATATTCTAGCCCATTTTGATGTAGCCAG GGATTTTGCTGCTGCTAATATGATAGGAGCCAAAGGCATGCTGGGGAAGTCATGGCCTGACTTAGATATGCTACCGTTGGGATGGCTTAGTGCACCAG aaacaaatgACGGTCCACACAGATGGTCGAATCTCAATTTAGATGAGCAAAGAACACAG ATGACTTTGTGGTCTATGGCCAAGTCTCCTATCATGTTTGGAGGAGATTTGAGAAAACTTACAGATGAATTAATGAGAATGCTCACAGATGATGCCTTGCTGGACATAAATTCTTTTAGCTCAAATAATAGGGAG TTTACACTCTTTACAAGTAATGTGAGCACAGCCGTTAAGCAAGATGATCGAGTTCGCACCAAGCAATCAAGAAGACATCTGACAAACTCAAAAACTTCAAATACACATTCTCTCGGCCTCACTACCTGTGCAGATGCGAAAGCAATTGGTTGGTCTGCTCAAGCTCTTGACCGAGATCTTGAACACATCTGCTGGAGAGATAACTCAAGGAGCAAACACCGGGCACCTTTTTGCTTAAACAAAAGAGATTCTCTCTTGGCAAT AGATGAAGACATAACGGACAAACAGCGATATCAGGGGAAGGTCAATTTATTAGCAAGTGATGGAAAGGACCTTTGCTTGCATGCTTCTCCTACACAAAAGGTTACTTCAAAGGACGTTAAGAGAGGTTTCTTTTCACCTTGTAGATGGGATGCGAACCAG ATGTGGGAGTTGAACCCCAATGGAACCTTGGTGAATAGTTATTCCGGCCTCTGCGCAAGAATTGATTCTTTTGAAG ATAACAAAGCCGTCACTGATGTTGCTCGCTCTTGGATTGCAACTGGAACACCAG ATGAAGTATACGTAGCGTTTTTCAATCTGTTTGGCGACTGGGCTACTATAACCGCGCAAAAAGCAGACATAGCCAAAGAACTTCCAATGACGAAATTGGCCAGCGGTTCGTGCAGGGGAATAGAAGAATGGACCGGACAAGACTTGGGGATTGTAGGCGACACAATTTCAGTTTCGGTTCCGTCGCACGGGGCTGCACTGATTATCCTGACCTGCAGTTAG
- the LOC126597574 gene encoding sufE-like protein 2, chloroplastic → MNATAFTTTTLPHFSSARSAAAESSSNRQFHNPVPAKLKLDTQDNNINFLSIKCIPSRGIRIPNALALTATQARPSKPTEQVGDKLKRLVLEFKSLSEPIDRVKRLLHYAARLPPHSECARKPESRVQGCSTQVWVEAEMDEVGRMRFRADSDSEIAKGFCSCLMWLLDGAEAREVLAVEARDLDDVNVGVYGKVNSRVNTWHSVLLAMQRKTQALVAEREQGMRGANSFLDEVNGFVFGKRYWRERVNRLGETIIEFWTLDAK, encoded by the coding sequence ATGAACGCCACCGCATTTACAACAACAACACTCCCTCATTTCTCCTCCGCCCGCTCCGCCGCCGCCGAGTCATCGTCAAACCGCCAATTCCACAACCCTGTACCCGCCAAATTGAAACTCGACACCCAAGACAACAACATAAATTTCTTGTCCATCAAATGCATCCCCAGTCGAGGAATTCGAATCCCGAACGCGTTGGCTCTGACGGCGACGCAGGCTCGGCCGTCGAAGCCCACGGAGCAGGTGGGCGACAAGCTGAAACGCCTCGTTTTGGAATTCAAGTCTCTGTCGGAGCCAATTGACCGCGTGAAGCGGCTACTACACTACGCGGCGAGGCTCCCGCCGCACAGTGAGTGTGCGCGGAAGCCGGAGAGCCGGGTCCAGGGGTGCTCGACGCAGGTGTGGGTGGAGGCAGAGATGGACGAGGTGGGGAGGATGAGGTTCCGGGCGGACAGCGACTCGGAGATCGCAAAGGGGTTCTGCTCGTGCCTGATGTGGTTGCTGGACGGCGCGGAGGCGCGTGAGGTTCTGGCGGTGGAGGCGCGGGATTTGGACGACGTGAATGTGGGGGTGTACGGGAAGGTCAATTCGAGAGTGAACACGTGGCACAGCGTGCTGCTGGCGATGCAGAGGAAGACTCAGGCTTTGGTGGCGGAGCGAGAGCAGGGGATGCGGGGTGCTAATTCTTTCCTTGACGAGGtcaatggttttgtttttggtaagCGATATTGGCGCGAAAGGGTAAATCGACTTGGTGAGACGATAATTGAATTCTGGACTTTGGATGCAAAGTAA
- the LOC126597572 gene encoding uncharacterized protein LOC126597572 has translation MNVSLFLFSFLCFLLGLFSQRVSSQYRASTPPRGWNSYDSFIWTISEEEFSTNAEIMAKQLLPHGYEYAVVDYLWYRRKVPGAYVDSLGFDVIDEWGRPIPDPVRWPSSRGGKGFTKVAAKVHSLGLKFGIHVMRGISTQAVNANAFILDPNTGTAYKEAGRKWTAKDIGIKERTCAWMHNGFMSVNTELGAGKAFLRSLYKQYAEWGVDFVKNDCVFGEDLDVPEITYISEILKQLERPILYSLSPGTRVTPAMAKAISGMVNMYRITGDDWDSWGDVLAHFDITRDFAAANMIGAKGLLGKSWPDLDMLPLGWLSDPGSNHGPHRWTNLGLGEQRTQMTLWSIARSPLMFGGDLRKLPDELMRIITNDVVLEIDSFSSNNREFSYITSNVNARAVKNDDQFHTWQSRRHLTNAKTSNTHAFGLTTCADAKAIGWSTQFLDRDLEHICWTENSRSKHQAPFCLNKRDSLLAIDEDITDKHQYQGKVNLLASDGTDRCLHASPKRKVTSKDVKRGFFSPCRWDANQMWELNPNGTLVNSYSGLCARIDPFEGNKIKPKAINDVARSWIATGRKGEIYIAFFNLLGKWSTITAERADLARELPMTKLVRGSCEGSEVWTGRYLGVVRDAISFSVVPHGVALIVLHCS, from the exons ATGAATGTCTCCTTGTTCCTCTTCAGCTTTCTCTGCTTCTTACTCGGTCTCTTCAGCCAGAG GGTATCATCACAATATCGCGCTAGCACCCCGCCCAGAGGTTGGAACTCGTATGACTCGTTTATCTGGACTATTTCAGAGGAAGAGTTCTCCACAAATGCCGAAATCATGGCAAAGCAGCTCCTTCCTCATGGATATGAG TATGCTGTGGTGGATTACCTGTGGTATAGGAGAAAAGTTCCAGGCGCTTATGTTGACTCTCTTGGGTTTGATGTGATCGATGAGTGGGGGAGGCCTATACCTGATCCTGTTAGGTGGCCCTCGTCGAGAGGTGGGAAGGGGTTCACTAAAGTGGCAGCAAAAGTACATAGCCTCGGTTTGAAATTCGGGATTCATGTCATGAGAGGAATAAGTACACAGGCAGTAAATGCGAATGCCTTTATCTTGGACCCCAACACG GGGACTGCTTACAAAGAGGCTGGAAGAAAATGGACTGCAAAAGATATAGGGATTAAGGAGAGGACATGCGCATGGATGCACAACGGTTTCATGAGTGTGAATACCGAGTTGGGTGCTGGAAAGGCCTTCTTGAGGTCACTCTATAAACAGTATGCTGAATGGGGTGTTGATTTtg TGAAAAATGACTGCGTGTTTGGTGAAGACTTAGATGTACCCGAAATAACCTATATTTCAGAG ATTCTGAAGCAACTTGAGCGTCCTATATTGTATTCTCTATCTCCTGGAACCAGAGTAACTCCTGCTATGGCCAAGGCTATAAGTGGGATGGTCAACATGTACCGTATAACTGGGGATGATTGGGATTCATGGGGAGATGTTCTAGCCCATTTTGATATAACCAG GGATTTTGCTGCTGCCAATATGATAGGAGCCAAAGGCTTGCTGGGGAAGTCATGGCCTGACTTAGATATGCTCCCGTTGGGATGGCTTAGCGATCCAG gttcaaatcaCGGTCCTCACAGATGGACTAATCTTGGTTTAGGGGAGCAAAGAACACAG ATGACTTTGTGGTCTATTGCCAGGTCTCCTCTCATGTTTGGAGGAGATTTGAGAAAACTTCCAGATGAATTAATGAGAATCATCACAAATGACGTCGTGCTGGAGATAGATTCTTTTAGCTCAAATAATAGGGAG TTTTCATACATTACCAGTAATGTGAATGCAAGGGCCGTTAAGAATGATGATCAGTTTCACACCTGGCAATCGAGAAGACATCTgacaaatgcaaaaacttcaaatACACATGCTTTTGGTCTCACTACCTGTGCAGATGCGAAAGCAATTGGTTGGTCCACTCAATTTCTTGACCGAGATCTTGAACACATCTGCTGGACGGAAAACTCAAGGAGCAAACATCAGGCACCTTTTTGCTTAAACAAGAGAGATTCGCTCTTAGCAAT AGATGAAGACATAACGGACAAACATCAATATCAGGGGAAGGTCAATTTATTAGCAAGTGATGGAACAGATCGCTGCTTGCATGCTTCTCCTAAACGAAAGGTTACTTCGAAGGACGTTAAGAGAGGTTTCTTTTCACCTTGTAGATGGGATGCGAACCAG ATGTGGGAGTTAAACCCCAACGGAACCTTGGTGAATAGTTATTCTGGCCTCTGTGCAAGAATTGATCCTTTTGAAGGCAATAAGATAAAAC CTAAGGCCATTAACGATGTTGCCCGCTCTTGGATTGCAACTGGAAGAAAAG GAGAAATATACATAGCGTTTTTCAATTTGCTCGGCAAATGGTCTACTATAACTGCAGAAAGAGCAGACTTAGCCAGAGAACTTCCAATGACAAAATTGGTCAGAGGTTCCTGCGAAGGATCGGAAGTATGGACGGGACGGTACTTAGGCGTAGTACGCGACGCAATTTCATTTTCGGTTGTACCACACGGGGTTGCACTGATTGTCCTGCACTGTAGTTAG